In Dethiobacter alkaliphilus AHT 1, the genomic window GGCAGCCATCGGGAAACTAAAACCCTACGCAGTGGATGTATCCAGTGGGGTAGAGACAAACGGAGCTAAAGACAGGGACAAAATTAAAGCATTTATAGATCAAGTACGGAGGTGCGCATGATGCAGGTAGCAGGAAAGTTTGGTATTTATGGCGGCCAGTATGTTCCGGAAACCTTAATGGGGGCCCTGCACGAACTTGAAGAGTCTTATAACATTCTAAAAGAAGATGTGAGCTTTAAGAAAGAATATACCGATATTTTACAAAATTACGTGGGCCGTCCCACACTTCTCTATAAGGCAGAAAAGCTCAGCAAACACTTAGGCGGTGCAACAATCCTTCTTAAGCGGGAAGATTTAAACCATACCGGAGCCCATAAAATTAACAATGCTCTGGGCCAGGCTCTGATTGCCCGCCGCATGGGTAAAAAAAGAGTGGTGGCTGAAACCGGTGCCGGTCAGCACGGCGTGGCCGCCGCCACCGCTGCGGCACTTTTGGGGCTGGAATGTGTGGTATACATGGGCGAAGAAGACATTAAACGACAGGCGCTCAATGTGTTCCGCATGAAAATGCTGGGAGCTTCGGTAACGCCTGTTACCTCGGGCAGCCGCACCTTAAAGGATGCCACCAATGAAGCCATTCGTGACTGGGTCACAAACGTACGGGATACGTTTTATGTACTGGGCTCTGCCACAGGTCCCCACCCCTATCCCACCATGGTGCGCGATCTGCAAAGCATTATCGGGCTTGAAGCCAGAAAGCAGGCTTTAGAGATGACGGGGCGCCTGCCGGATATTCTGATAGCCTGTGTAGGCGGCGGCAGCAACGCCATCGGCTTGTTTCACCCTTTCCTGGAAGATGATGTCCACATGATTGGTGTGGAGGCTGCCGGCAAAGGCGTTGAAACATCAGAACATGCCGCCACCATGACCAAGGGGACGCCGGGGGTACTGCACGGCACTCTCAGTTACCTGCTGCAGGATGAAAACGGTCAGGTGGCACCGGTCCATTCTGTATCCGCCGGACTGGATTATCCCGGCGTGGGACCGGAACACAGCTTCCTCAAAGACAGCAAACGGGTTGAGTACGTCTCGGTAACCGATGATGAAGCTCTGGAGGCCTTTGGCCTTCTGACCCGGGAAGAGGGAATTATCCCGGCGCTGGAAAGCAGCCATGCACTGGCCCACCTGGCTAAAATTGCGCCACAGTACAATTCGGACACCATAATTCTTTTAAATCTATCCGGCCGCGGCGATAAAGATGTGGAAACGGTGGCTAATCTTGCGGGGGTGAAGCTCTGATGAATAAACTTGAAAACAAACTGGAAAAGATAAAGGCTTCCGGCCAAAAAGCATTGATTCCTTTCCTCACCGCCGGTGACCCGGACTTGTCCGTTAC contains:
- the trpB gene encoding tryptophan synthase subunit beta, giving the protein MMQVAGKFGIYGGQYVPETLMGALHELEESYNILKEDVSFKKEYTDILQNYVGRPTLLYKAEKLSKHLGGATILLKREDLNHTGAHKINNALGQALIARRMGKKRVVAETGAGQHGVAAATAAALLGLECVVYMGEEDIKRQALNVFRMKMLGASVTPVTSGSRTLKDATNEAIRDWVTNVRDTFYVLGSATGPHPYPTMVRDLQSIIGLEARKQALEMTGRLPDILIACVGGGSNAIGLFHPFLEDDVHMIGVEAAGKGVETSEHAATMTKGTPGVLHGTLSYLLQDENGQVAPVHSVSAGLDYPGVGPEHSFLKDSKRVEYVSVTDDEALEAFGLLTREEGIIPALESSHALAHLAKIAPQYNSDTIILLNLSGRGDKDVETVANLAGVKL